A single Macaca mulatta isolate MMU2019108-1 chromosome 11, T2T-MMU8v2.0, whole genome shotgun sequence DNA region contains:
- the HIP1R gene encoding huntingtin-interacting protein 1-related protein isoform X2, producing the protein MEARFSPINQILPWCRQDLAISISKAINTQEAPVKEKHARRIILGTHHEKGAFTFWSYAIGLPLPSSSILSWKFCHVLHKVLRDGHPNVLHDCQRYRSNIREIGDLWGHLHDRYGQLVNVYTKLLLTKISFHLKHPQFPAGLEVTDEVLEKAAGTDVNNIFQLTVEMFDYMDCELKLSESVFRQLNTAIAVSQMSTGQCRLAPLIQVIQDCSHLYHYTVKLLFKLHSCLPADTLQGHRDRFHEQFHSLRNFFRRASDMLYFKRLIQIPRLPEGPPNFLRASALAEHIKPVVVIPEEAPEDEEPENLIEISMGPPVGEPVVVADLFDQTFGPPNGSVKDDRDLRIESLKREVEMLRSELEKIKLEAQRYISQLKSQVNALEGELEEQRKQKQKALVDNEQLRHELAQLRAAQLEGERSQGLREEAERKASATEARYNKLKEKHSELVHVHAELLRKNADTAKQLTVTQQSQEEVARVKEQLAFQVEQVKRESELKLEEQSDQLEKLKRELEAKAGELAHVQEALSHTQQSKSELSSRLDTLSAEKDALSGAVRQREADLLAAQTLVRETEAALNREQQRSSREQGELQSQLAEKESQEQGLRQRLLDEQFAVLQGAAAEAAGILQDAVSKLDDPLHLRCTSSPDYLVSRAQEALDAVSALEEGHAQYLTSLADASTLVAALTRFSHLAADTIVNGGATSHLAPTDPADRLIDTCRECGARALELMGQLQDRQALRHVQASLLRTPLQGILQLGQELTPKSLDVRQEELGAMVDKEMATTSAAIEDAVRRIEDMMNQARHASSGVKLEVNERILNSCTDLMKAIRLLVMTSTSLQKEIVESGRGAATQQEFYAKNSRWTEGLISASKAVGWGATQLVEAADKVVLHMGKYEELIVCSHEIAASTAQLVAASKVKADKHSPHLSRLQECSRTVNERAANVVASTKSGQEQIEDRDTMDFSGLSLIKLKKQEMETQVRVLELEKTLEAERMRLGELRKQHYVLAGASGSPGEEAASQPSAAPRSVTTKKPPLAQKPSMAPRQDHQLDKKDGIYPAQLVNY; encoded by the exons GCCATCAGCATCAGCAAAGCCATCAACACCCAGGAGGCCCCCGTGAAGGAGAAGCACGCCCGGC GCATTATCCTGGGCACACACCACGAGAAGGGGGCTTTCACCTTCTGGTCCTATGCCATCGGGCTGCCGCTACCCAGCAGCTCCATTCTCAGCTGGAAGTTCTGCCATGTTCTCCACAAGGTCCTTCGAGACGGGCACCCCAAT GTGCTGCATGACTGCCAGCGGTACCGCAGCAACATCCGGGAGATCGGAGACCTGTGG GGACATTTGCATGACCGGTACGGACAGCTGGTGAATGTCTACACCAAGCTGCTGCTGACCAAGATCTCCTTCCACCTCAAG CATCCCCAGTTTCCCGCAGGCCTGGAAGTGACAGACGAGGTATTGGAGAAGGCAGCTGGGACCGATGTCAACAACAT CTTCCAGCTCACCGTGGAGATGTTTGATTACATGGATTGTGAGCTGAAGCTTTCTGAATCAG TTTTCCGACAGCTCAACACAGCCATTGCCGTATCCCAGATGTCCACAGGCCAGTGCCGCCTGGCCCCGCTCATCCAGGTTATCCAGGACTGCAGCCACCTCTACCACTACACGGTCAAGCTCCTGTTCAAGCTACACTCTT GTCTCCCTGCAGACACCCTGCAAGGCCACAGGGACCGGTTCCATGAGCAGTTTCACAG CCTCAGAAACTTCTTCCGCAGAGCCTCTGACATGCTGTACTTCAAACGGCTCATCCAGATCCCCCGGCTGCCCGAG GGACCGCCTAACTTCCTGCGGGCCTCAGCCCTGGCTGAGCACATCAAGCCGGTGGTGGTGATCCCCGAGGAGGCCCCGGAGGACGAGGAGCCGGAGAATCTCATTGAGATCAGCATGGGGCCCCCCGTGGGGGAGCCAGTG GTGGTGGCTGACCTCTTCGATCAGACGTTCGGACCCCCCAATGGCTCCGTGAAGGATGACAG GGACCTCCGGATTGAGAGCTTGAAGAGAGAGGTGGAAATGCTCCGCTCTGAGCTGGAGAAGATCAAGCTGGag GCCCAGCGGTACATCTCGCAGCTGAAGAGCCAGGTGAACGCACTGGAGGGCGAGCTGGAGGAGCAGcggaagcagaagcagaaggcCCTGGTGGACAATGAGCAGCTCCGCCACGAGCTGGCCCAGCTGAGGGCTGCCCAGCTGGAGGGCGAGCGGAGCCAGGGCCTGCGTGAGGAGGCTGAGA GGAAGGCCAGTGCCACGGAGGCGCGCTACAACAAGCTGAAGGAAAAGCACAGTGAGCTCGTCCATGTGCACGCGGAGCTGCTCAGGAAG AACGCAGACACAGCCAAGCAGCTGACGGTGACGCAGCAAAGCCAGGAGGAGGTGGCACGGGTGAAGGAGCAGCTGGCCTTCCAGGTGGAGCAGGTGAAACGGGAGTCAGAGTTGAAG CTGGAGGAGCAGAGCGACCAGCTAGAGAAGCTCAAGAGGGAGCTGGAGGCCAAGGCCGGAGAGCTGGCCCACGTGCAGGAGGCCCTGAGCCACACACAGCAG AGCAAGTCGGAGCTGAGCTCACGGCTGGACACGCTGAGTGCGGAGAAGGATGCGCTGAGTGGAGCTGTGCGGCAGCGGGAGGCAGACCTGCTGGCAGCGCAGACCCTGGTGCGCGAGACAGAGGCGGCGCTGAACCGGGAGCAGCAGCGTAGCTCCCGGGAGCAGGGCGAGTTGCAGAGCCAGCTGGCAGAGAAG GAGTCTCAGGAGCAGGGTCTGCGGCAGCGGCTGCTGGATGAGCAGTTTGCAGTGCTGCAGGGCGCTGCTGCCGAGGCCGCAGGCATCCTGCAGGATGCTGTGAGCAAGCTGGACGACCCCCTGCACCTGCGCTGTACCAGCTCCCCAG ACTACCTGGTGAGCAGGGCCCAGGAGGCTTTGGATGCCGTGAGCGCCCTGGAGGAGGGCCACGCCCAGTACCTGACCTCCTTGGCAG ACGCCTCCACCCTGGTGGCAGCCCTGACCCGCTTCTCCCACCTGGCTGCGGACACCATTGTCAATGGAGGTGccacctcccacctggcccccACCGACCCTGCCGACC GCCTGATAGACACCTGCAGGGAGTGTGGGGCCCGCGCTCTGGAGCTCATGGGGCAGCTGCAGGACCGGCAGGCTCTGCGGCACGTGCAGGCCAGCCTGCTGCGGACACCCCTGCAGGGCATCCTTCAGCTGGGCCAG GAACTGACACCCAAGAGCCTAGATGTGcggcaggaggagctgggggccATGGTTGACAAGGAGATGGCGACCACGTCTGCAGCCATTGAAGATGCCGTGCGGAGGATCGAA GACATGATGAACCAGGCACGACACGCCAGCTCGGGGGTGAAGCTGGAGGTGAACGAGAG gATCCTCAACTCCTGCACAGACCTGATGAAG GCCATCCGGCTCCTGGTGATGACATCCACTAGCCTACAGAAGGAGATCGTGGAGAGCGGCAGG GGGGCAGCCACGCAGCAGGAATTTTACGCCAAGAACTCGCGCTGGACCGAAGGCCTCATCTCGGCCTCCAAGGCTGTGGGCTGGGGAGCCACGCAGCTGGT GGAGGCGGCTGACAAGGTGGTGCTTCACATGGGCAAGTATGAGGAGCTCATCGTCTGCTCCCACGAGATCGCCGCCAGCACGGCCCAGCTGGTGGCAGCCTCCAAG GTGAAGGCTGATAAGCACAGCCCCCACCTGAGCCGCCTGCAGGAATGCTCCCGCACAGTCAATGAGAGGGCTGCCAATGTCGTGGCCTCCACCAAGTCAGGCCAGGAGCAGATTGAGGACAGAG ACACCATGGATTTCTCTGGCTTGTCCCTCATCAAGCTGAAGAAGCAGGAGATGGAGACCCAG GTGCGTGTCCTGGAGCTGGAGAAGACGCTGGAGGCTGAACGCATGCGGCTGGGGGAGTTGCGGAAGCAGCACTACGTGCTGGCTGGGGCATCAGGCAGCCCTGGAGAGGAGGCGGCCAGCCAGCCCAGCGCTGCCCCCCGAAGTGTAACCACCAAGAAACCACCGCTGGCCCAGAAGCCCAGCATGGCCCCCAGACAGGACCACCAG CTTGACAAAAAGGATGGCATCTACCCAGCTCAACTTGTGAACTACTAG
- the HIP1R gene encoding huntingtin-interacting protein 1-related protein isoform X1, translating to MNSIKNVPARVLSRRPGHSLEAEREQFDKTQAISISKAINTQEAPVKEKHARRIILGTHHEKGAFTFWSYAIGLPLPSSSILSWKFCHVLHKVLRDGHPNVLHDCQRYRSNIREIGDLWGHLHDRYGQLVNVYTKLLLTKISFHLKHPQFPAGLEVTDEVLEKAAGTDVNNIFQLTVEMFDYMDCELKLSESVFRQLNTAIAVSQMSTGQCRLAPLIQVIQDCSHLYHYTVKLLFKLHSCLPADTLQGHRDRFHEQFHSLRNFFRRASDMLYFKRLIQIPRLPEGPPNFLRASALAEHIKPVVVIPEEAPEDEEPENLIEISMGPPVGEPVVVADLFDQTFGPPNGSVKDDRDLRIESLKREVEMLRSELEKIKLEAQRYISQLKSQVNALEGELEEQRKQKQKALVDNEQLRHELAQLRAAQLEGERSQGLREEAERKASATEARYNKLKEKHSELVHVHAELLRKNADTAKQLTVTQQSQEEVARVKEQLAFQVEQVKRESELKLEEQSDQLEKLKRELEAKAGELAHVQEALSHTQQSKSELSSRLDTLSAEKDALSGAVRQREADLLAAQTLVRETEAALNREQQRSSREQGELQSQLAEKESQEQGLRQRLLDEQFAVLQGAAAEAAGILQDAVSKLDDPLHLRCTSSPDYLVSRAQEALDAVSALEEGHAQYLTSLADASTLVAALTRFSHLAADTIVNGGATSHLAPTDPADRLIDTCRECGARALELMGQLQDRQALRHVQASLLRTPLQGILQLGQELTPKSLDVRQEELGAMVDKEMATTSAAIEDAVRRIEDMMNQARHASSGVKLEVNERILNSCTDLMKAIRLLVMTSTSLQKEIVESGRGAATQQEFYAKNSRWTEGLISASKAVGWGATQLVEAADKVVLHMGKYEELIVCSHEIAASTAQLVAASKVKADKHSPHLSRLQECSRTVNERAANVVASTKSGQEQIEDRDTMDFSGLSLIKLKKQEMETQVRVLELEKTLEAERMRLGELRKQHYVLAGASGSPGEEAASQPSAAPRSVTTKKPPLAQKPSMAPRQDHQLDKKDGIYPAQLVNY from the exons GCCATCAGCATCAGCAAAGCCATCAACACCCAGGAGGCCCCCGTGAAGGAGAAGCACGCCCGGC GCATTATCCTGGGCACACACCACGAGAAGGGGGCTTTCACCTTCTGGTCCTATGCCATCGGGCTGCCGCTACCCAGCAGCTCCATTCTCAGCTGGAAGTTCTGCCATGTTCTCCACAAGGTCCTTCGAGACGGGCACCCCAAT GTGCTGCATGACTGCCAGCGGTACCGCAGCAACATCCGGGAGATCGGAGACCTGTGG GGACATTTGCATGACCGGTACGGACAGCTGGTGAATGTCTACACCAAGCTGCTGCTGACCAAGATCTCCTTCCACCTCAAG CATCCCCAGTTTCCCGCAGGCCTGGAAGTGACAGACGAGGTATTGGAGAAGGCAGCTGGGACCGATGTCAACAACAT CTTCCAGCTCACCGTGGAGATGTTTGATTACATGGATTGTGAGCTGAAGCTTTCTGAATCAG TTTTCCGACAGCTCAACACAGCCATTGCCGTATCCCAGATGTCCACAGGCCAGTGCCGCCTGGCCCCGCTCATCCAGGTTATCCAGGACTGCAGCCACCTCTACCACTACACGGTCAAGCTCCTGTTCAAGCTACACTCTT GTCTCCCTGCAGACACCCTGCAAGGCCACAGGGACCGGTTCCATGAGCAGTTTCACAG CCTCAGAAACTTCTTCCGCAGAGCCTCTGACATGCTGTACTTCAAACGGCTCATCCAGATCCCCCGGCTGCCCGAG GGACCGCCTAACTTCCTGCGGGCCTCAGCCCTGGCTGAGCACATCAAGCCGGTGGTGGTGATCCCCGAGGAGGCCCCGGAGGACGAGGAGCCGGAGAATCTCATTGAGATCAGCATGGGGCCCCCCGTGGGGGAGCCAGTG GTGGTGGCTGACCTCTTCGATCAGACGTTCGGACCCCCCAATGGCTCCGTGAAGGATGACAG GGACCTCCGGATTGAGAGCTTGAAGAGAGAGGTGGAAATGCTCCGCTCTGAGCTGGAGAAGATCAAGCTGGag GCCCAGCGGTACATCTCGCAGCTGAAGAGCCAGGTGAACGCACTGGAGGGCGAGCTGGAGGAGCAGcggaagcagaagcagaaggcCCTGGTGGACAATGAGCAGCTCCGCCACGAGCTGGCCCAGCTGAGGGCTGCCCAGCTGGAGGGCGAGCGGAGCCAGGGCCTGCGTGAGGAGGCTGAGA GGAAGGCCAGTGCCACGGAGGCGCGCTACAACAAGCTGAAGGAAAAGCACAGTGAGCTCGTCCATGTGCACGCGGAGCTGCTCAGGAAG AACGCAGACACAGCCAAGCAGCTGACGGTGACGCAGCAAAGCCAGGAGGAGGTGGCACGGGTGAAGGAGCAGCTGGCCTTCCAGGTGGAGCAGGTGAAACGGGAGTCAGAGTTGAAG CTGGAGGAGCAGAGCGACCAGCTAGAGAAGCTCAAGAGGGAGCTGGAGGCCAAGGCCGGAGAGCTGGCCCACGTGCAGGAGGCCCTGAGCCACACACAGCAG AGCAAGTCGGAGCTGAGCTCACGGCTGGACACGCTGAGTGCGGAGAAGGATGCGCTGAGTGGAGCTGTGCGGCAGCGGGAGGCAGACCTGCTGGCAGCGCAGACCCTGGTGCGCGAGACAGAGGCGGCGCTGAACCGGGAGCAGCAGCGTAGCTCCCGGGAGCAGGGCGAGTTGCAGAGCCAGCTGGCAGAGAAG GAGTCTCAGGAGCAGGGTCTGCGGCAGCGGCTGCTGGATGAGCAGTTTGCAGTGCTGCAGGGCGCTGCTGCCGAGGCCGCAGGCATCCTGCAGGATGCTGTGAGCAAGCTGGACGACCCCCTGCACCTGCGCTGTACCAGCTCCCCAG ACTACCTGGTGAGCAGGGCCCAGGAGGCTTTGGATGCCGTGAGCGCCCTGGAGGAGGGCCACGCCCAGTACCTGACCTCCTTGGCAG ACGCCTCCACCCTGGTGGCAGCCCTGACCCGCTTCTCCCACCTGGCTGCGGACACCATTGTCAATGGAGGTGccacctcccacctggcccccACCGACCCTGCCGACC GCCTGATAGACACCTGCAGGGAGTGTGGGGCCCGCGCTCTGGAGCTCATGGGGCAGCTGCAGGACCGGCAGGCTCTGCGGCACGTGCAGGCCAGCCTGCTGCGGACACCCCTGCAGGGCATCCTTCAGCTGGGCCAG GAACTGACACCCAAGAGCCTAGATGTGcggcaggaggagctgggggccATGGTTGACAAGGAGATGGCGACCACGTCTGCAGCCATTGAAGATGCCGTGCGGAGGATCGAA GACATGATGAACCAGGCACGACACGCCAGCTCGGGGGTGAAGCTGGAGGTGAACGAGAG gATCCTCAACTCCTGCACAGACCTGATGAAG GCCATCCGGCTCCTGGTGATGACATCCACTAGCCTACAGAAGGAGATCGTGGAGAGCGGCAGG GGGGCAGCCACGCAGCAGGAATTTTACGCCAAGAACTCGCGCTGGACCGAAGGCCTCATCTCGGCCTCCAAGGCTGTGGGCTGGGGAGCCACGCAGCTGGT GGAGGCGGCTGACAAGGTGGTGCTTCACATGGGCAAGTATGAGGAGCTCATCGTCTGCTCCCACGAGATCGCCGCCAGCACGGCCCAGCTGGTGGCAGCCTCCAAG GTGAAGGCTGATAAGCACAGCCCCCACCTGAGCCGCCTGCAGGAATGCTCCCGCACAGTCAATGAGAGGGCTGCCAATGTCGTGGCCTCCACCAAGTCAGGCCAGGAGCAGATTGAGGACAGAG ACACCATGGATTTCTCTGGCTTGTCCCTCATCAAGCTGAAGAAGCAGGAGATGGAGACCCAG GTGCGTGTCCTGGAGCTGGAGAAGACGCTGGAGGCTGAACGCATGCGGCTGGGGGAGTTGCGGAAGCAGCACTACGTGCTGGCTGGGGCATCAGGCAGCCCTGGAGAGGAGGCGGCCAGCCAGCCCAGCGCTGCCCCCCGAAGTGTAACCACCAAGAAACCACCGCTGGCCCAGAAGCCCAGCATGGCCCCCAGACAGGACCACCAG CTTGACAAAAAGGATGGCATCTACCCAGCTCAACTTGTGAACTACTAG
- the HIP1R gene encoding huntingtin-interacting protein 1-related protein isoform X5 yields the protein MEARFSPINQILPWCRQDLAISISKAINTQEAPVKEKHARRIILGTHHEKGAFTFWSYAIGLPLPSSSILSWKFCHVLHKVLRDGHPNVLHDCQRYRSNIREIGDLWGHLHDRYGQLVNVYTKLLLTKISFHLKHPQFPAGLEVTDEVLEKAAGTDVNNIFQLTVEMFDYMDCELKLSESVFRQLNTAIAVSQMSTGQCRLAPLIQVIQDCSHLYHYTVKLLFKLHSCLPADTLQGHRDRFHEQFHSLRNFFRRASDMLYFKRLIQIPRLPEGPPNFLRASALAEHIKPVVVIPEEAPEDEEPENLIEISMGPPVGEPVVVADLFDQTFGPPNGSVKDDRDLRIESLKREVEMLRSELEKIKLEAQRYISQLKSQVNALEGELEEQRKQKQKALVDNEQLRHELAQLRAAQLEGERSQGLREEAERKASATEARYNKLKEKHSELVHVHAELLRKNADTAKQLTVTQQSQEEVARVKEQLAFQVEQVKRESELKLEEQSDQLEKLKRELEAKAGELAHVQEALSHTQQSKSELSSRLDTLSAEKDALSGAVRQREADLLAAQTLVRETEAALNREQQRSSREQGELQSQLAEKVWPPQTQQHL from the exons GCCATCAGCATCAGCAAAGCCATCAACACCCAGGAGGCCCCCGTGAAGGAGAAGCACGCCCGGC GCATTATCCTGGGCACACACCACGAGAAGGGGGCTTTCACCTTCTGGTCCTATGCCATCGGGCTGCCGCTACCCAGCAGCTCCATTCTCAGCTGGAAGTTCTGCCATGTTCTCCACAAGGTCCTTCGAGACGGGCACCCCAAT GTGCTGCATGACTGCCAGCGGTACCGCAGCAACATCCGGGAGATCGGAGACCTGTGG GGACATTTGCATGACCGGTACGGACAGCTGGTGAATGTCTACACCAAGCTGCTGCTGACCAAGATCTCCTTCCACCTCAAG CATCCCCAGTTTCCCGCAGGCCTGGAAGTGACAGACGAGGTATTGGAGAAGGCAGCTGGGACCGATGTCAACAACAT CTTCCAGCTCACCGTGGAGATGTTTGATTACATGGATTGTGAGCTGAAGCTTTCTGAATCAG TTTTCCGACAGCTCAACACAGCCATTGCCGTATCCCAGATGTCCACAGGCCAGTGCCGCCTGGCCCCGCTCATCCAGGTTATCCAGGACTGCAGCCACCTCTACCACTACACGGTCAAGCTCCTGTTCAAGCTACACTCTT GTCTCCCTGCAGACACCCTGCAAGGCCACAGGGACCGGTTCCATGAGCAGTTTCACAG CCTCAGAAACTTCTTCCGCAGAGCCTCTGACATGCTGTACTTCAAACGGCTCATCCAGATCCCCCGGCTGCCCGAG GGACCGCCTAACTTCCTGCGGGCCTCAGCCCTGGCTGAGCACATCAAGCCGGTGGTGGTGATCCCCGAGGAGGCCCCGGAGGACGAGGAGCCGGAGAATCTCATTGAGATCAGCATGGGGCCCCCCGTGGGGGAGCCAGTG GTGGTGGCTGACCTCTTCGATCAGACGTTCGGACCCCCCAATGGCTCCGTGAAGGATGACAG GGACCTCCGGATTGAGAGCTTGAAGAGAGAGGTGGAAATGCTCCGCTCTGAGCTGGAGAAGATCAAGCTGGag GCCCAGCGGTACATCTCGCAGCTGAAGAGCCAGGTGAACGCACTGGAGGGCGAGCTGGAGGAGCAGcggaagcagaagcagaaggcCCTGGTGGACAATGAGCAGCTCCGCCACGAGCTGGCCCAGCTGAGGGCTGCCCAGCTGGAGGGCGAGCGGAGCCAGGGCCTGCGTGAGGAGGCTGAGA GGAAGGCCAGTGCCACGGAGGCGCGCTACAACAAGCTGAAGGAAAAGCACAGTGAGCTCGTCCATGTGCACGCGGAGCTGCTCAGGAAG AACGCAGACACAGCCAAGCAGCTGACGGTGACGCAGCAAAGCCAGGAGGAGGTGGCACGGGTGAAGGAGCAGCTGGCCTTCCAGGTGGAGCAGGTGAAACGGGAGTCAGAGTTGAAG CTGGAGGAGCAGAGCGACCAGCTAGAGAAGCTCAAGAGGGAGCTGGAGGCCAAGGCCGGAGAGCTGGCCCACGTGCAGGAGGCCCTGAGCCACACACAGCAG AGCAAGTCGGAGCTGAGCTCACGGCTGGACACGCTGAGTGCGGAGAAGGATGCGCTGAGTGGAGCTGTGCGGCAGCGGGAGGCAGACCTGCTGGCAGCGCAGACCCTGGTGCGCGAGACAGAGGCGGCGCTGAACCGGGAGCAGCAGCGTAGCTCCCGGGAGCAGGGCGAGTTGCAGAGCCAGCTGGCAGAGAAGGTATGGCCTCCCCAGACGCAGCAGCACCTCTGA